From Gimesia panareensis, the proteins below share one genomic window:
- a CDS encoding hybrid sensor histidine kinase/response regulator produces the protein MKYRKSKVLIVDDSEVVRHILTKALAPEGYTIYSAIDGEDGWRQINELQPDIVLLDVEMPTLNGFDVLHKIRDQFKAEEMAVIMVTTQNDGKGIARAFEEGAFDYIPKPATESEIKARVRNAIRAIHLLREQKHLRQQAEAANQSKSAFLANMSHEIRTPMTAILGYTEILELEARTHKMPELFLDSLDTIRRNSGHLMELINDILDLSKIEAGKLDVESITCSPQAIVEEVLELVQVRAEAKGLKLEAHYQFPLPAQINSDPTRIRQILINLIGNAIKFTEVGTIRLETELLQTPGEEPCLQFSVVDQGIGMTEAQMANLFRPFCQADSSTSRKYGGTGLGLTICKRLASMLGGDISVTSQLNQGSRFSATVRTGSLEGIELLDELRDTDVPATSTSDTTLSSPEEEHPLKGKHILLAEDGPDNQKLIAFILKKAGAKVSVAENGEEAYQAALMAMESGSLFDVILMDMQMPILDGYSATRKVREAGYEGPIISLTANAMEGDREKCLSVGCNDHITKPINRRNMVEMILEISRTPEPCLS, from the coding sequence ATGAAATATCGCAAATCCAAGGTATTAATTGTTGATGACTCGGAAGTCGTACGGCACATCCTGACCAAAGCTCTCGCACCGGAAGGTTATACAATCTATTCTGCCATCGATGGTGAGGATGGATGGCGCCAGATTAATGAACTGCAGCCGGACATCGTGCTGCTGGATGTGGAAATGCCCACCCTGAACGGGTTCGACGTTCTGCACAAAATCCGTGATCAATTCAAAGCCGAAGAAATGGCAGTGATCATGGTAACCACGCAGAATGACGGCAAGGGAATTGCCCGCGCCTTTGAAGAAGGTGCGTTCGACTACATCCCCAAACCAGCTACCGAATCGGAAATCAAAGCCCGCGTCCGCAACGCAATCCGCGCCATTCACCTGTTGCGGGAACAGAAGCATCTCAGACAACAGGCCGAAGCAGCCAACCAGTCCAAGAGTGCCTTCCTGGCAAATATGAGTCATGAAATCCGCACCCCCATGACGGCCATCCTGGGCTATACCGAAATTCTGGAACTGGAAGCTCGCACCCACAAGATGCCGGAACTGTTCCTGGACTCCCTGGATACCATCCGCCGAAACAGCGGACACCTCATGGAATTGATCAACGATATCCTGGACCTCTCCAAAATCGAAGCAGGCAAACTCGATGTCGAGTCCATTACCTGCTCGCCGCAGGCGATTGTCGAAGAGGTTCTGGAACTCGTGCAGGTCAGGGCCGAAGCCAAAGGCCTTAAACTTGAAGCACATTATCAGTTCCCACTGCCCGCGCAAATTAATTCCGATCCGACCCGCATCCGGCAGATTCTGATCAACCTGATTGGCAATGCGATCAAGTTCACCGAAGTCGGCACGATCAGGCTGGAAACAGAACTGTTGCAGACACCGGGTGAAGAACCCTGCCTTCAGTTTTCCGTAGTCGATCAGGGAATCGGGATGACCGAAGCCCAGATGGCAAATCTGTTCCGCCCCTTCTGTCAGGCTGATTCTTCGACTTCACGCAAATACGGGGGCACCGGACTGGGGCTCACGATCTGCAAGCGGCTGGCATCCATGCTCGGCGGCGACATCTCGGTCACCAGCCAGCTCAATCAGGGCTCCCGTTTCTCTGCGACGGTTCGCACAGGCAGCCTGGAAGGCATCGAACTCCTTGACGAACTTCGCGACACCGATGTCCCCGCTACATCGACTTCAGACACAACCCTGTCCAGCCCCGAAGAAGAACATCCTCTGAAAGGCAAACACATCCTGCTTGCCGAAGATGGCCCGGACAATCAGAAACTGATCGCCTTCATCTTGAAGAAAGCCGGCGCCAAAGTGAGCGTGGCTGAAAACGGTGAGGAAGCTTACCAGGCTGCCCTCATGGCGATGGAATCAGGTTCGCTGTTTGATGTGATTCTGATGGACATGCAGATGCCCATCCTGGACGGCTACAGCGCCACACGAAAAGTGCGCGAGGCCGGCTATGAAGGCCCGATCATTTCGCTCACCGCGAATGCGATGGAAGGCGACCGGGAAAAATGCCTCTCGGTTGGCTGCAATGATCACATCACCAAGCCCATCAATCGTCGAAATATGGTCGAGATGATTTTAGAAATCAGCAGAACCCCGGAACCCTGTCTCTCCTGA
- a CDS encoding Gfo/Idh/MocA family protein, translated as MNLLRGHIRFYFCLLLCCCLTTVLQAEDAKTLKIGIIGLDTSHSSNFTKILNSAEPKFPEFAACRVVAAYPQGSRDIQESLESVPQITEQVTAQGVKIVPSIAALLEQVDAVLLESNDGRVHLEQALPVLKAGKPLFVDKPVAGDLADVIAIYEAAKQYQTPVFSSSSLRYTDGAKKINGGAVGEIVGCDAYSPCPIEKTHPDFYWYGIHGVETLYTIMGPGCATVVRVNTPNTDLAVGTWKDGRVGTFRGRRKENNGYQGGYGGTVYGSKGIAPIGSFSGYEPLLVEVVKFFQTGKAPVSPEETMEIYTFMTAADQSKSSGGKPVALQDVYQQAHKAALKKLAGLKD; from the coding sequence ATGAATCTGTTGCGTGGCCACATTCGTTTCTATTTCTGTCTTCTGCTCTGCTGCTGTTTGACGACGGTTCTTCAAGCCGAGGATGCAAAAACACTGAAGATCGGCATCATTGGTCTGGATACATCGCATTCCAGTAACTTTACAAAAATATTGAACAGCGCTGAGCCGAAGTTTCCGGAGTTCGCCGCCTGTCGCGTGGTCGCCGCGTATCCGCAGGGGAGTCGAGACATCCAGGAGAGTCTGGAATCCGTTCCCCAGATTACGGAGCAGGTCACAGCGCAGGGAGTGAAAATCGTTCCCAGTATTGCGGCGCTGCTGGAGCAGGTCGATGCAGTGCTGCTGGAGAGCAACGACGGCCGCGTGCATCTCGAGCAGGCGCTGCCTGTGCTCAAGGCGGGGAAGCCGCTGTTTGTAGATAAGCCGGTCGCCGGCGATCTGGCGGATGTGATCGCCATTTATGAAGCAGCAAAACAGTATCAGACGCCGGTCTTCAGTTCTTCTTCACTGCGGTACACCGATGGTGCGAAGAAGATCAACGGTGGGGCGGTGGGCGAAATCGTGGGCTGTGATGCATATAGTCCCTGTCCCATTGAGAAAACGCATCCCGATTTTTACTGGTACGGGATCCATGGGGTCGAGACGCTGTACACGATCATGGGGCCGGGTTGCGCAACGGTGGTCCGCGTCAATACACCGAATACGGATCTGGCCGTGGGAACCTGGAAAGACGGACGCGTCGGCACATTTCGCGGGCGGCGGAAAGAGAATAACGGCTACCAGGGCGGTTATGGCGGGACTGTGTATGGGAGCAAAGGGATTGCCCCGATTGGCAGTTTCAGTGGTTACGAACCGCTGCTGGTGGAAGTGGTGAAGTTTTTCCAGACGGGAAAAGCGCCGGTAAGCCCGGAAGAGACAATGGAGATTTATACTTTCATGACCGCTGCGGATCAGAGCAAATCGTCAGGCGGTAAGCCGGTTGCATTGCAGGATGTGTATCAACAGGCTCACAAGGCGGCGCTCAAGAAACTCGCAGGGCTGAAGGATTAA
- a CDS encoding VOC family protein, whose amino-acid sequence MREFHHVGVITDDPQPGEIYVEETKVYVTNPNEHPYKIEYLRFEPDTPVTGPVRNQPHIAFKVPDIDKEIEGLEVLLGPFQAMENLKVVFVLIDGAVFEFMEFSDGTEFGELTS is encoded by the coding sequence ATGCGAGAGTTTCATCATGTGGGTGTGATCACCGACGATCCGCAGCCTGGCGAAATCTACGTTGAAGAAACGAAGGTGTACGTCACCAATCCGAATGAGCACCCTTATAAAATTGAGTATCTGCGGTTTGAACCTGATACGCCGGTCACCGGTCCTGTTCGGAACCAGCCGCACATTGCCTTTAAGGTCCCGGATATCGATAAAGAAATCGAAGGTCTGGAAGTGCTGTTGGGCCCGTTCCAGGCGATGGAAAATCTGAAAGTCGTATTTGTTCTGATCGATGGAGCCGTCTTTGAATTCATGGAGTTCTCGGATGGTACGGAATTTGGAGAGCTGACATCATGA
- a CDS encoding Gfo/Idh/MocA family protein yields MEQLKVGIIGAGGIAAKMHLPELQTVSNCEVLMLAGRKQSRLDVLCRKFNVPEWTHEYQEIIDDERINAVAIALPHPLHVEWGIKAIRAGKHVYMQKPLSTSMDEADAFVEETESHNQTVLALPYMSNPHVLATRNYIHDDKLGTISSAQARASHGGPEVYYAGIQQILEEKPTDDLWFFDADKADVGALFDMGVYAIANLVGTVGAVKSITAKLTTVAKPTRLEDTASMILEFENGALGTAQTGWCDAARTYEFSVHGTRGKIVSCRQPLGLNYYYPSSDVDEDLPLVEEAIDLSNYPVQNSHQHWAACIRQGIQPPLSNASTARHVTEILLAALKSSRENRTVDIQSRLSIY; encoded by the coding sequence ATGGAACAATTGAAAGTCGGCATCATCGGCGCCGGGGGCATCGCCGCCAAAATGCATCTACCCGAACTGCAGACCGTCAGCAACTGCGAAGTCCTGATGCTCGCCGGTCGCAAACAGTCTCGCCTGGATGTTCTCTGTCGCAAGTTTAATGTCCCGGAATGGACTCACGAGTACCAGGAGATCATCGACGACGAACGCATCAACGCTGTCGCCATCGCCCTGCCTCACCCGCTGCACGTCGAGTGGGGTATCAAAGCGATCCGGGCCGGCAAACACGTCTACATGCAGAAGCCGCTCAGCACCTCCATGGATGAGGCCGATGCTTTTGTCGAAGAAACCGAGAGCCACAACCAGACGGTGCTCGCGCTCCCCTATATGTCCAATCCGCATGTGCTGGCGACCCGCAACTATATTCATGACGACAAACTGGGAACCATCTCTTCCGCACAGGCCCGCGCCAGCCATGGCGGACCGGAAGTCTATTACGCCGGCATTCAGCAGATCCTCGAAGAAAAGCCGACCGACGACCTCTGGTTCTTCGACGCCGACAAGGCCGATGTCGGCGCCCTGTTCGATATGGGCGTCTATGCCATCGCCAACCTCGTCGGCACCGTGGGGGCCGTCAAATCGATCACCGCGAAACTGACCACCGTCGCCAAGCCCACCCGCCTGGAAGACACGGCCTCGATGATCCTCGAATTTGAAAATGGTGCCCTGGGCACCGCGCAGACCGGCTGGTGCGACGCCGCCCGGACCTACGAATTTTCCGTGCACGGCACCCGGGGCAAAATCGTCAGTTGTCGTCAACCACTGGGTCTCAATTATTACTATCCCAGTTCGGATGTCGACGAAGACCTGCCCCTCGTGGAAGAAGCAATCGATCTCTCGAACTATCCCGTGCAGAATTCTCACCAGCACTGGGCCGCCTGTATCCGCCAGGGGATTCAACCGCCGCTGTCGAACGCCT